One Podarcis muralis chromosome 1, rPodMur119.hap1.1, whole genome shotgun sequence genomic window carries:
- the LRRC55 gene encoding leucine-rich repeat-containing protein 55, whose product MNAHCVQLGGEQLAPHCCPAMILSPFLVAAVVVFASAVTGCPVLCTCRSQVVDCSGLRLFSVPPDLPLDTRNLSLAHNRIATIPPGYLTCYSELRVLDLRNNSLVELPAGLFLASKRLSHLDLSYNNLTHVVADMFQEAYNLVHIDLSHNPWLRKVHPQAFRGLVQLRDLDLSYGGLSFLSLEVLEGLTGLVTLQIGGNPWVCGCTMEPLLKWLRNRIQRCMSDTELAECREPPEVEGAPLFSLTEESFKACHLTLTLDDYLFIAFVGFVVSIASVATNFLLGITANCCHRWSKASEDEEM is encoded by the exons ATGAACGCCCACTGTGTCCAGCTGGGAGGAGAGCAGCTTGCACCCCACTGCTGCCCTGCCATGATACTGAGCCCTTTCCTTGTGGCAGCGGTGGTGGTCTTTGCCAGTGCCGTCACCGGCTGCCCGGTCCTGTGCACATGCCGCAGCCAGGTTGTGGATTGCAGTGGGCTTCGGCTCTTTTCGGTGCCGCCAGACCTTCCGTTGGACACCAGGAACCTGAGCCTGGCTCACAACCGCATCGCTACCATTCCTCCCGGATACCTGACCTGCTATTCCGAGCTGAGGGTGTTGGACTTGCGGAACAACTCCCTGGTCGAGTTGCCCGCTGGACTCTTTTTGGCATCCAAGCGCCTCTCCCACTTGGACTTGAGCTACAACAACTTGACTCACGTGGTGGCTGACATGTTCCAAGAGGCCTACAACCTGGTGCACATTGACTTGAGCCACAATCCCTGGCTGAGGAAGGTGCACCCCCAGGCTTTCCGAGGCTTGGTCCAACTGCGTGACCTTGATCTCAGCTATGGGGGCCTGTCTTTCCTCAGCCTTGAAGTCCTGGAGGGTCTCACAGGCCTGGTGACTCTTCAGATTGGAGGCAATCCCTGGGTGTGTGGTTGCACCATGGAGCCACTGCTGAAGTGGTTGAGAAATAGGATCCAGCGATGCATGTCAG ATACGGAGTTGGCGGAGTGCCGGGAGCCACCCGAAGTGGAAGGGGCCCCTTTGTTTTCACTGACGGAGGAGAGCTTCAAGGCCTGCCACCTGACCTTGACACTGGATGACTATCTCTTCATCGCCTTTGTGGGCTTTGTCGTCTCCATTGCTTCTGTGGCCACCAATTTCCTGCTGGGCATCACTGCCAATTGCTGCCACCGCTGGAGCAAGGCGAGTGAGGATGAGGAGATGTAG
- the LOC114585175 gene encoding olfactory receptor 5G9-like: protein MANVNHTMVHEFIFLGFVGSPELHILLFIFFLVVYLITLVGNLGIILLIRTDSRLHTPMYFFLSNLSFVDLCYSSVVTPKMLMDFVAGRKMISLPGCAAQMWFFGFFLGVECYLLASMAYDRYVAISNPLLYNVIMSRKVCLQLLAGPYCVGLLNGITHTALTFQLTFCQFKINHFFCDIPAVISLSCSDTHINKLVLFAMSCTLGTLSSSLVIISYIYILAAILRIRSADGRRKTFSTCFSHLTTVSIFFGTLFFIYVVQPSNSFSEDQDKMVSMFYTVVIPMLNPLIYSVKNKEVKDAVKRVIGRKGFLLK from the coding sequence ATGGCCAATGTAAACCACACCATGGTGCATGAATTTATCTTTCTGGGCTTTGTTGGCTCTCCAGAGCTGCATATCCTCCTCTTCATATTCTTCCTAGTGGTCTACCTCATCACCCTCGTGGGAAATCTTGGGATAATCCTCTTAATCAGGACTGACTCCCGACTTCACacccccatgtacttctttctCAGCAACTTGTCCTTTGTGGACCTCTGCTATTCTTCAGTTGTCACCCCTAAGATGTTGATGGATTTTGTTGCAGGGAGGAAAATGATTTCCTTGCCCGGGTGTGCAGCACAGATGTGGTTCTTTGGCTTCTTTTTGGGTGTTGAATGTTACCTCTTGGCTTCAATGGCCTATGATCGGTATGTGGCCATTTCTAACCCACTGTTGTATAACGTCATCATGTCTAGGAAAGTTTGTCTCCAATTGCTGGCTGGCCCCTATTGTGTGGGGCTGCTAAATGGCATTACACACACAGCCTTAACTTTCCAGTTAACCTTCTGTCAGTTTAAGATCAATCACTTCTTCTGTGACATCCCTGCAGTGATATCGCTCTCCTGCTCAGACACACATATCAACAAGTTAGTGCTCTTTGCCATGTCCTGCACACTGGGCACTCTCAGCAGTTCTCTTGTCATCATCTCCTACATCTACATCCTCGCTGCCATCCTGAGGATCCGCTCTGCAGACGGCCGGCGTAAGACTTTCTCTACCTGCTTCTCCCACCTCACCACCGTTTCCATATTTTTTGGGACCCTCTTCTTTATCTATGTGGTACAGCCCAGCAACAGTTTCTCAGAAGATCAGGACAAGATGGTCTCCATGTTCTACACAGTTGTGATTCCAATGTTGAATCCCTTGATCTACAGTGTAAAGAACAAAGAAGTGAAAGATGCTGTAAAGAGAGTAATCGGGAGAAAGGGGTTCCTATTAAAATAG